From the Thermosynechococcus sp. genome, the window AAATTTTGGAACAGGTTTCCTTACCCGCCCTCCCCCCCAACTCTACTGCCTATCAACAACTCCACAGTGCGGTCATTCATCTGCGCAAAGCCCTACGGCTGCAAAAGCAGTTTGAGGAGGAATGGCAACTGAGCGGCGGCAGTGTTGAATACCAGTGGTCACTGCAGCGCGATCGCCCCCAAGCTCAGGGCAAATAGCCCAGTCCC encodes:
- a CDS encoding DUF5340 domain-containing protein, which translates into the protein MTLYSDPSDEVPVPAHIHYELVLKILEQVSLPALPPNSTAYQQLHSAVIHLRKALRLQKQFEEEWQLSGGSVEYQWSLQRDRPQAQGK